The following are encoded together in the Streptomyces sp. NBC_00358 genome:
- a CDS encoding potassium channel family protein produces MREESAQARWELHTQRPLLVLAVAFALGYAVPIVDSDAGPSVTFTCTVVEWVVWGAFATDYLVRLALARRRRAFVRDHWLDLCAVILPILQPLRLLRLVATLTLVGRRARMASQIRLTTYVGGAVIGLLMFGSLAVLSVERDSPNGNIKTLGDAVWWSFTTMTTVGYGDHAPTTGMGRVLAVGLMLSGIALLGVVTANIAAWFISRFEKDDVEERRQTAAIEALTAEVRALRAEVAALTGGPGVLPRPLSAGSEEHSPT; encoded by the coding sequence ATGAGGGAAGAATCGGCACAGGCCCGTTGGGAGCTGCACACCCAGCGGCCCCTGCTCGTCCTCGCGGTGGCGTTCGCCCTCGGGTACGCCGTGCCGATCGTGGACAGCGATGCCGGCCCTTCGGTGACGTTCACCTGCACGGTGGTGGAGTGGGTGGTCTGGGGGGCGTTCGCCACGGACTATCTCGTGCGGCTCGCGCTCGCCCGGCGGCGGCGGGCCTTCGTCCGCGACCACTGGCTGGACCTGTGTGCCGTCATCCTGCCGATCCTGCAGCCGCTGCGGCTGCTGCGGCTCGTCGCCACGCTGACGCTGGTGGGGCGGCGCGCCCGGATGGCCTCGCAGATCCGGCTGACGACGTACGTCGGGGGCGCGGTCATCGGCCTGCTGATGTTCGGTTCGCTCGCCGTGCTGTCGGTGGAGCGGGACTCGCCGAACGGGAACATCAAGACGCTGGGTGACGCGGTGTGGTGGTCGTTCACGACGATGACGACCGTCGGGTACGGCGATCACGCCCCGACGACGGGGATGGGCCGGGTCCTCGCGGTCGGGCTGATGCTCTCCGGGATCGCCCTTCTCGGCGTGGTCACCGCGAACATCGCCGCCTGGTTCATCTCCCGGTTCGAGAAGGACGACGTGGAGGAGCGGCGGCAGACCGCGGCGATCGAGGCGCTCACGGCGGAGGTACGGGCGCTGCGGGCGGAGGTCGCCGCGCTGACCGGCGGCCCGGGAGTCCTGCCGCGTCCCCTGTCCGCCGGGTCGGAGGAGCACTCCCCCACCTGA
- a CDS encoding DUF475 domain-containing protein codes for MLLKTFGWSFAITALGLVAAAVYGGWTAFGIVAILAVLEISLSFDNAVVNAGILKKMNAFWQKIFLTVGVLIAVFGMRLVFPVVIVAISAKIGPIDAVDLALNDKDKYQQLVTDAHPSIAAFGGMFLLMIFLDFIFEDRDIQWLRWIERPLAKLGKVDMLSVCIALIVLLISSMTFAVHAHQHGGGHVDKAQTVLVSGIAGLITYMIVGGLSGYFEDKLEEDEEREHEAEEEAERSGKKKPAVVLAGQAAFFMFLYLEVLDASFSFDGVIGAFAITNDIVLMALGLGIGAMYVRSLTVYLVRQGTLDDYVYLEHGAHYAIGALAMILLVTIQYEINEVITGLVGVVLIALSFWSSVRRNKAIAEAEGKGPTSDEKAEVSSGV; via the coding sequence GTGCTTCTGAAAACCTTCGGCTGGTCGTTCGCGATTACCGCGCTCGGCCTGGTCGCAGCGGCCGTCTACGGGGGGTGGACCGCCTTCGGCATCGTGGCGATCCTGGCCGTCCTGGAGATCTCGCTGTCCTTCGACAACGCGGTGGTCAACGCCGGAATCCTGAAGAAGATGAACGCCTTCTGGCAGAAGATCTTCCTCACGGTCGGTGTCCTGATCGCCGTCTTCGGCATGCGCCTGGTCTTCCCCGTCGTGATCGTCGCCATCAGCGCCAAGATCGGCCCGATCGACGCGGTCGACCTGGCGCTGAACGACAAGGACAAGTACCAGCAGCTGGTGACCGACGCCCACCCGTCGATCGCGGCCTTCGGCGGCATGTTCCTGCTGATGATCTTCCTCGACTTCATCTTCGAGGACCGGGACATCCAGTGGCTGCGCTGGATCGAGCGCCCGCTGGCCAAGCTCGGCAAGGTCGACATGCTGTCGGTCTGCATCGCCCTGATCGTCCTGCTGATCAGCTCCATGACCTTCGCGGTCCACGCCCACCAGCACGGCGGCGGACACGTCGACAAGGCGCAGACGGTGCTGGTCTCCGGCATCGCGGGCCTGATCACGTACATGATCGTCGGCGGGCTCTCCGGCTACTTCGAGGACAAGCTCGAAGAGGACGAGGAGCGCGAACACGAGGCCGAGGAGGAGGCCGAGCGGAGCGGGAAGAAGAAGCCCGCCGTCGTCCTCGCCGGCCAGGCCGCGTTCTTCATGTTCCTCTACCTGGAAGTGCTGGACGCCTCGTTCTCCTTCGACGGCGTCATCGGCGCCTTCGCCATCACCAACGACATCGTGCTGATGGCGCTCGGTCTCGGCATCGGCGCCATGTACGTCCGCTCGCTCACGGTCTACCTGGTCCGCCAGGGCACCCTCGACGACTACGTCTACCTGGAGCACGGCGCGCACTACGCGATCGGCGCTCTGGCCATGATCCTCCTCGTGACCATCCAGTACGAGATCAACGAGGTCATCACCGGCCTGGTCGGCGTCGTCCTGATCGCCCTGTCCTTCTGGTCCTCCGTGCGCCGCAACAAGGCCATCGCCGAGGCCGAGGGAAAAGGCCCGACCTCGGACGAGAAGGCTGAGGTCTCGTCCGGGGTGTGA
- a CDS encoding peroxiredoxin: MAIEVGTKAPDFELKDNHGATVRLSDFRGEKNVVLLFYPFAFTGVCTGELCSLRDNLPQFADRDTQLLAVSNDSIHTLRVFAEQEGLEYPLLSDFWPHGNISRAYGVFDEDKGCAVRGTFIIDKEGVVRWTVVNALPDARDLNEYVKALDTL, encoded by the coding sequence ATGGCCATCGAGGTCGGCACCAAGGCCCCGGACTTCGAACTGAAGGACAACCACGGCGCGACCGTGCGACTGTCCGACTTCCGTGGCGAGAAGAACGTGGTCCTGCTCTTCTACCCCTTCGCTTTCACCGGCGTGTGCACCGGCGAGCTGTGCTCCCTGCGCGACAACCTGCCGCAGTTCGCCGACCGTGACACCCAGCTCCTCGCGGTCTCCAACGACTCCATCCACACCCTGCGCGTCTTCGCCGAGCAGGAGGGCCTGGAGTACCCGCTGCTCTCCGACTTCTGGCCGCACGGCAACATTTCGCGCGCCTACGGCGTCTTCGACGAGGACAAGGGCTGCGCCGTGCGCGGCACGTTCATCATCGACAAGGAGGGCGTCGTCCGCTGGACCGTCGTCAACGCGCTGCCGGACGCGCGTGACCTGAACGAGTACGTCAAGGCCCTCGACACCCTGTGA
- a CDS encoding TerD family protein, producing the protein MGIWQDLWRGRSADFDSGSAASNSIELTKRNHTVSLTKQGAATGNLRINLSWRMRTSDIGGPQRGSLLRHPFRTFKPEVVQAHTQSMVNVDLDLGVMYELADGSKGVVQPLGSFFGELNAPPYVKLSGDDRFGSGSGETAFVNLDHRDDIKRLLVFVYIYDQTPAFDRTHAIITLYPSNGPRIEIGLEERHPQARSCAVVMIEFNKGVVTVRREVRFVYGFQAELDRLYGWGLQWGRGYKSKVDR; encoded by the coding sequence ATGGGCATCTGGCAGGACCTGTGGCGCGGGCGCTCGGCGGACTTCGATTCCGGCAGCGCGGCGTCCAACTCCATCGAACTGACCAAGCGCAACCACACGGTCTCGCTCACCAAACAGGGCGCGGCCACCGGCAATCTGCGCATCAACCTGTCCTGGCGGATGCGCACCTCCGACATCGGCGGGCCGCAGCGGGGCAGCCTGCTGCGCCATCCGTTCCGCACCTTCAAGCCCGAAGTGGTCCAGGCGCACACCCAGAGCATGGTCAACGTCGACCTCGACCTCGGCGTCATGTACGAGCTGGCCGACGGCTCCAAGGGCGTCGTCCAGCCGCTCGGCAGCTTCTTCGGCGAACTCAACGCGCCGCCGTACGTCAAGCTCAGCGGCGACGACCGTTTCGGTTCGGGCTCGGGCGAGACGGCCTTCGTCAACCTCGACCACCGCGACGACATCAAGCGGCTGCTGGTCTTCGTCTACATCTACGACCAGACCCCGGCCTTCGACCGTACGCACGCGATCATCACGCTGTACCCGAGCAACGGCCCGCGCATCGAGATCGGCCTGGAGGAACGCCATCCGCAGGCCCGCTCCTGCGCCGTCGTCATGATCGAGTTCAACAAGGGCGTGGTGACCGTACGCCGCGAGGTGAGGTTCGTGTACGGCTTCCAGGCCGAACTCGACCGCCTCTACGGCTGGGGGCTCCAGTGGGGCCGCGGGTACAAGTCGAAGGTCGACCGTTGA
- a CDS encoding TetR family transcriptional regulator translates to MTDTVDTAETDGAADPAAPRPGLRERKKQRTRDALLRAALELFTTQGYERTTVDEIAEAVDVSQRTFFRYFAGKEDAALFLQRLTESHFIAAVRERPLHEAPLEALRRAVLESWDTIGEAIEAVVPIELHMRTYQLIESTPALLAVHLRRSEEIEEEIARLIAEREGLDVDTDPRPRIAVAVFGGVMRVTGRLWGAGEDTSVEAIRELTAAYLDHLGPALAEKWGTAPR, encoded by the coding sequence ATGACGGACACGGTCGACACGGCGGAGACGGACGGCGCGGCGGACCCGGCGGCGCCACGCCCCGGGCTGCGGGAGCGCAAGAAGCAGCGCACCCGGGACGCGCTGCTGCGGGCCGCCCTCGAACTGTTCACCACCCAGGGTTACGAGCGGACGACCGTCGACGAGATCGCCGAGGCCGTCGACGTCTCCCAGCGCACCTTCTTCCGCTACTTCGCCGGCAAGGAGGACGCCGCCCTGTTCCTGCAGCGGCTCACCGAGTCGCACTTCATCGCCGCGGTGCGTGAACGGCCGCTCCACGAGGCCCCGTTGGAGGCGCTGCGCCGGGCGGTCCTGGAGAGCTGGGACACCATCGGCGAGGCGATCGAGGCCGTCGTGCCGATCGAACTGCACATGCGGACCTATCAGTTGATCGAGTCGACACCCGCGCTGCTCGCCGTCCACCTGCGCCGGTCGGAGGAGATCGAGGAGGAGATCGCACGGCTGATCGCGGAGCGTGAGGGCCTCGACGTGGACACGGACCCGCGCCCCCGCATCGCGGTCGCGGTGTTCGGCGGGGTGATGCGGGTGACGGGCCGGCTGTGGGGGGCGGGCGAGGACACCAGCGTCGAGGCGATCCGTGAGCTGACGGCCGCCTATCTCGACCATCTGGGGCCCGCGTTGGCGGAGAAGTGGGGCACCGCGCCGCGGTGA
- the aceE gene encoding pyruvate dehydrogenase (acetyl-transferring), homodimeric type, which produces MASGSDRNPIIIGGLPSQVPDFDPEETQEWLDSLDAAVDQRGRERARYLMLRLIERAREKRVAVPEMRSTDYVNTIATRDEPFFPGNEEIERKVLNATRWNAAVMVSRAQRPGIGVGGHIATFASSASLYDVGFNHFFRGKDEGDGGDQIFFQGHASPGIYARAFLLDRLSEQQLDAFRQEKSKAPHGLSSYPHPRLMPDFWEFPTVSMGLGPLGAIFQARMNRYMQARDIADTSKSHVWAFLGDGEMDEPESLGQLSIAAREGLDNLTFVVNCNLQRLDGPVRGNGKIIQELESQFRGAGWNVIKLVWDRTWDPLLAQDRDGVLVNRLNTTPDGQFQTYATETGAYIRQHFFGDDHRLRAMVEGMSDDQILHLGRGGHDHKKIYAAFSAAKEHKGQPTVILAQTVKGWTLGPNFEGRNATHQMKKLTVADLKGFRDRLHLPISDRELEDGAPPYYHPGRNSEEIQYMHDRRKSLGGYVPTRVVRSKPLVLPEDKTYASVKKGSGQQSIATTMAFVRLLKDLMRDKEIGKRFVLIAPDEYRTFGMDSFFPSAKIYNPLGQQYESVDRELLLAYKESPTGQMLHDGISEAGCTASLIAAGSAYATHGEPLIPVYVFYSMFGFQRTGDQFWQMADQLARGFVLGATAGRTTLTGEGLQHADGHSQLLASTNPGCVAYDPAFGFEIAHIVQDGLRRMYGSSEEHPHGEDVFYYLTVYNEPLQHPSEPENVDAEGILKGLHRFSEGTSGSIPAQIMASGVAVPWALEAQRILSEEWNVRADVWSATSWNELRREAVDVERHNLLHPEEEQRVPYVTRKLSAAQGPFVAVSDWMRSVPDQIARWVPGTYQSLGADGFGFADTRGAARRFFHIDAQSIVVAVLTELAREGKVDRSVLKQAVDRYQLLDVTAADPGAAGGDA; this is translated from the coding sequence GTGGCTTCCGGATCCGATCGCAACCCGATCATCATTGGCGGCCTTCCCAGCCAGGTCCCGGACTTCGACCCTGAGGAGACTCAGGAGTGGCTCGACTCCCTCGACGCCGCCGTCGACCAGCGCGGCCGCGAGCGGGCCCGCTATCTGATGCTTCGGCTCATCGAGCGGGCGCGCGAGAAGCGCGTGGCCGTGCCCGAGATGCGCAGCACTGACTACGTGAACACGATCGCGACCAGGGACGAGCCGTTCTTCCCCGGCAACGAGGAGATCGAGCGCAAGGTCCTCAACGCGACCCGCTGGAACGCCGCCGTGATGGTCTCCAGGGCGCAGCGCCCCGGCATCGGCGTGGGCGGCCACATCGCGACCTTCGCCTCCTCCGCCTCCCTGTACGACGTCGGCTTCAACCACTTCTTCCGCGGCAAGGACGAGGGCGACGGCGGCGACCAGATCTTCTTCCAGGGGCACGCCTCGCCGGGCATCTACGCCCGCGCGTTCCTCCTCGACCGGCTCTCCGAGCAGCAGCTCGACGCGTTCCGCCAGGAGAAGTCGAAGGCGCCCCACGGCCTGTCCTCGTACCCGCACCCGCGGCTGATGCCGGACTTCTGGGAGTTCCCGACCGTGTCGATGGGCCTCGGCCCGCTCGGCGCGATCTTCCAGGCGCGGATGAACCGCTACATGCAGGCGCGCGACATCGCGGACACCTCCAAGTCACACGTCTGGGCGTTCCTCGGCGACGGCGAGATGGACGAGCCGGAGTCGCTCGGCCAGTTGTCGATCGCCGCGCGCGAGGGCCTGGACAACCTGACCTTCGTCGTGAACTGCAACCTCCAGCGGCTCGACGGCCCGGTACGCGGCAACGGCAAGATCATCCAGGAGCTGGAGTCGCAGTTCCGGGGCGCCGGCTGGAACGTCATCAAGCTGGTCTGGGACCGCACCTGGGACCCGCTGCTCGCCCAGGACCGCGACGGCGTACTGGTCAACCGGCTGAACACCACGCCGGACGGCCAGTTCCAGACGTACGCCACGGAGACGGGCGCCTACATCCGCCAGCACTTCTTCGGCGACGACCACCGGCTGCGCGCGATGGTCGAGGGCATGAGCGACGACCAGATCCTGCACCTGGGGCGCGGCGGTCACGACCACAAGAAGATCTACGCGGCGTTCTCGGCGGCCAAGGAGCACAAGGGCCAGCCGACGGTGATCCTGGCGCAGACGGTCAAGGGCTGGACGCTCGGCCCGAACTTCGAGGGCCGCAACGCCACGCACCAGATGAAGAAGCTGACGGTCGCCGACCTCAAGGGCTTCCGCGACCGGCTGCACCTGCCGATCTCCGACCGGGAACTGGAGGACGGCGCGCCGCCGTACTACCACCCGGGCCGGAACTCGGAGGAGATCCAGTACATGCACGACCGCCGCAAGTCGCTCGGCGGGTACGTCCCGACGCGCGTCGTGCGGTCGAAGCCGCTGGTCCTGCCCGAGGACAAGACGTACGCGAGCGTGAAGAAGGGCTCGGGCCAGCAGTCCATCGCGACGACCATGGCCTTTGTGCGACTGCTCAAGGACCTCATGCGGGACAAGGAGATCGGCAAGCGGTTCGTGCTGATCGCGCCCGACGAGTACCGCACCTTCGGCATGGACTCGTTCTTCCCGAGTGCGAAGATCTACAACCCGCTCGGCCAGCAGTACGAGTCGGTGGACCGCGAACTGCTGCTCGCCTACAAGGAGTCGCCGACCGGCCAGATGCTGCACGACGGCATCTCGGAGGCCGGCTGCACCGCCTCGCTGATCGCCGCGGGTTCGGCGTACGCCACACACGGCGAGCCGCTCATCCCGGTCTACGTCTTCTACTCGATGTTCGGTTTCCAGCGCACGGGTGACCAGTTCTGGCAGATGGCGGACCAGCTTGCGCGCGGTTTCGTCCTGGGCGCGACCGCCGGACGTACGACGCTGACCGGTGAGGGGCTCCAGCACGCGGACGGCCACTCGCAGCTGCTCGCCTCGACGAACCCGGGCTGTGTGGCCTACGACCCGGCGTTCGGCTTCGAGATCGCGCACATCGTCCAGGACGGTCTGCGCCGCATGTACGGCTCGTCCGAGGAACACCCGCACGGCGAGGACGTCTTCTACTACCTCACCGTCTACAACGAGCCGCTCCAGCACCCGTCCGAGCCGGAGAACGTGGACGCCGAGGGCATCCTCAAGGGCCTCCACCGCTTCAGCGAGGGCACCTCGGGCAGCATCCCCGCGCAGATCATGGCCTCCGGAGTCGCGGTCCCGTGGGCGCTGGAAGCCCAGCGGATCCTCTCCGAGGAGTGGAACGTCAGGGCCGACGTCTGGTCGGCGACGTCCTGGAACGAGCTGCGGCGCGAGGCCGTCGACGTGGAGCGGCACAATCTGCTGCACCCCGAGGAGGAGCAGCGCGTCCCCTATGTGACGCGGAAACTGTCCGCCGCCCAGGGTCCCTTCGTGGCCGTCTCCGACTGGATGCGATCGGTTCCCGACCAGATCGCGCGGTGGGTGCCGGGCACCTACCAGTCCCTCGGCGCTGACGGCTTCGGCTTCGCGGACACGCGCGGCGCGGCGCGGCGCTTCTTCCACATCGACGCGCAGTCGATCGTGGTCGCCGTGCTGACCGAGCTGGCCCGTGAGGGCAAGGTGGACCGGTCGGTGCTGAAGCAGGCGGTCGACCGCTATCAGCTGCTCGACGTGACGGCGGCCGACCCGGGCGCGGCGGGCGGCGACGCGTAG
- a CDS encoding TerD family protein — MGVTLAKGGNVSLSKAAPNLTQVMIGLGWDARSTTGADFDLDASALLCSGGRVLGDEWFIFYNQLKSPDGSVEHTGDNLTGEGEGDDESILIDLAKVPANVDKIVFPVSIHDADNRGQTFGQVSNAFIRVVNQADGQELARYDLSEDASTETAMIFGEVYRYNSEWKFRAVGQGYASGLRGIALDFGVNVS; from the coding sequence ATGGGCGTCACGCTCGCCAAGGGGGGCAATGTCTCCCTCTCGAAGGCCGCACCGAACCTCACACAGGTGATGATCGGGCTCGGCTGGGACGCGCGCTCCACCACCGGAGCCGACTTCGACCTCGACGCCAGCGCCCTGCTGTGCAGCGGCGGCCGGGTGCTCGGGGACGAGTGGTTCATCTTCTACAACCAGCTCAAGAGCCCGGACGGCTCGGTCGAACACACCGGCGACAACCTCACGGGTGAGGGCGAGGGTGACGACGAGTCGATCCTGATCGACCTCGCCAAGGTCCCGGCCAACGTCGACAAGATCGTCTTCCCGGTCTCCATCCATGACGCGGACAATCGCGGCCAGACCTTCGGCCAGGTCAGCAACGCCTTCATCCGGGTCGTCAACCAGGCCGACGGCCAGGAACTCGCCCGCTACGACCTCTCGGAGGACGCCTCCACCGAGACGGCGATGATCTTCGGAGAGGTCTACCGCTACAACAGCGAGTGGAAGTTCCGCGCGGTCGGTCAGGGGTACGCGTCGGGACTGCGGGGCATCGCGCTCGACTTCGGCGTCAACGTTTCCTAG
- a CDS encoding MFS transporter, whose amino-acid sequence MTSQTTIDKTGPGDKTPVSPLDRAPSTGLRGHPWFTLITVAVGVMMVALDGTIVAIANPAIQKDLGATFADVQWITNGYFLALAVSLITAGKLGDRFGHRQTFLIGVTGFAAASGAIGLSHSIAFVVTFRVFQGLFGALLMPAALGLLRATFPAEKLNMAIGIWGMVIGASTAGGPILGGLLVQHVSWQSVFFINVPVGLIALVLGLLILLDHRAENAPRSFDILGIVLLSGAMFCLVWALIKAPAWGWGDGKTWIFLGLSVLGFALFSFWETRVKEPLIPLALFRSVPLSAGVVLMVLMAIAFMGGLFFVTFYLQNVHGMSPVDAGLHLLPLTGMMIVGSPLAGLAITKLGPRIPLASGMAATAIAMYGMSTLEADTSSGLMSIWFALLGFGLAPVMVGATEVIVGNAPMELSGVAGGLQQAAMQVGGSLGTAVLGAVMASKVDSDLPGNWTDAKLPPLTPAQLDQASEAVRVGVAPVTKDTPAAIAAQITDVAHETFISGMSLACLVAAVVAVVAVFVALLTKRGENAEAAGAGAGHI is encoded by the coding sequence ATGACTAGTCAGACCACCATCGACAAGACGGGCCCGGGGGACAAGACTCCGGTCTCCCCGTTGGACCGGGCTCCGTCCACGGGCCTGCGCGGCCATCCGTGGTTCACCCTCATCACCGTGGCCGTCGGGGTCATGATGGTGGCCCTGGACGGCACCATCGTGGCCATCGCCAACCCCGCCATCCAGAAGGACCTCGGCGCGACCTTCGCCGACGTCCAGTGGATCACCAACGGCTACTTCCTCGCCCTGGCGGTCTCCCTCATCACCGCGGGCAAGCTCGGGGACCGCTTCGGCCACCGGCAGACCTTCCTGATCGGCGTGACCGGCTTCGCCGCCGCGTCCGGCGCCATCGGCCTGTCGCACAGCATCGCCTTCGTGGTCACCTTCCGCGTCTTCCAGGGCCTGTTCGGCGCGCTGCTCATGCCGGCCGCGCTCGGCCTGCTCCGCGCGACCTTCCCGGCCGAGAAGCTGAACATGGCGATCGGCATCTGGGGCATGGTCATCGGCGCCTCCACCGCGGGCGGCCCGATCCTCGGCGGTCTGCTCGTCCAGCACGTGAGCTGGCAGTCGGTGTTCTTCATCAACGTGCCGGTCGGCCTGATCGCCCTCGTGCTGGGCCTGCTGATCCTGCTCGACCACCGCGCCGAGAACGCCCCGCGCTCCTTCGACATCCTCGGCATCGTGCTGCTGTCCGGCGCGATGTTCTGCCTGGTCTGGGCGCTCATCAAGGCCCCGGCCTGGGGCTGGGGCGACGGCAAGACCTGGATCTTCCTGGGGCTGTCGGTCCTGGGCTTCGCGCTGTTCTCCTTCTGGGAGACGCGCGTGAAGGAACCGCTGATCCCGCTCGCCCTCTTCCGCTCCGTCCCGCTCTCGGCGGGCGTGGTGCTGATGGTGCTCATGGCCATCGCGTTCATGGGCGGCCTGTTCTTCGTGACGTTCTACCTCCAGAACGTGCACGGCATGAGCCCGGTCGACGCGGGCCTGCACCTGCTGCCGCTCACCGGCATGATGATCGTCGGCTCCCCGCTCGCGGGTCTGGCCATCACCAAGCTCGGCCCGCGCATCCCGCTCGCGAGCGGCATGGCGGCCACCGCGATCGCCATGTACGGCATGTCGACGCTGGAGGCCGACACCTCCAGCGGCCTGATGTCCATCTGGTTCGCCCTGCTCGGCTTCGGCCTCGCGCCGGTCATGGTCGGAGCCACCGAGGTCATCGTGGGCAACGCCCCGATGGAGCTCTCCGGTGTCGCCGGCGGTCTCCAGCAGGCCGCGATGCAGGTCGGCGGAAGCCTCGGCACGGCCGTCCTGGGCGCCGTGATGGCCTCCAAGGTCGACAGCGACCTCCCGGGCAACTGGACGGACGCCAAGCTGCCGCCGCTCACCCCGGCCCAGCTCGACCAGGCCTCCGAGGCGGTCAGGGTCGGCGTCGCGCCGGTCACCAAGGACACTCCGGCCGCCATCGCGGCGCAGATCACCGATGTCGCCCACGAGACCTTCATCTCCGGGATGAGCCTCGCGTGCCTCGTCGCCGCCGTAGTCGCCGTGGTGGCCGTCTTCGTCGCGCTGCTCACCAAGCGCGGCGAGAACGCGGAGGCCGCGGGAGCGGGCGCCGGACACATCTGA
- a CDS encoding DUF3052 domain-containing protein: MSATADHAEERTNPAARLGFEPGQVVQEIGFDDDVDHELREGIESLIGQDLVDEDYDDVADVVLLWFRDEDGDLTDALVDVIGFLEDGGNIWLLTPKTGRDGYVEPSDISDAAQTAGLSQTKSISVGKEWSGTRLATPKSKR; the protein is encoded by the coding sequence GTGAGCGCGACCGCGGACCACGCGGAGGAGCGGACCAACCCGGCCGCCAGGCTGGGGTTCGAGCCCGGACAGGTGGTCCAGGAGATCGGCTTCGACGACGACGTTGACCACGAGCTCCGTGAAGGCATCGAATCGCTGATCGGCCAGGATCTGGTCGACGAGGACTACGACGACGTCGCTGACGTGGTGCTGTTGTGGTTCCGGGACGAGGACGGCGATCTCACGGACGCACTGGTGGACGTCATCGGTTTCCTCGAGGACGGCGGCAACATCTGGCTGCTGACCCCGAAGACCGGCAGGGACGGTTACGTCGAGCCCAGCGACATCAGTGATGCCGCACAGACAGCCGGCCTCTCCCAGACGAAGAGCATCTCCGTCGGCAAGGAATGGTCTGGCACCCGCCTGGCCACCCCCAAGTCGAAGCGCTGA
- a CDS encoding TerD family protein translates to MGVSLSKGGNVSLSKEAPGLTAVIVGLGWDARTTTGVDFDLDASAILTNTDGKVSTDQNFVFFNNLKSPDGSVEHTGDNTTGEGEGDDEQIKVNLATVPADIQKIVFPVSIYDAENRQQSFGQVRNAYIRVVNQAGEAEIARYDLSEDASTETAMVFGELYRNGAEWKFRAIGQGYASGLRGIAQDFGVNV, encoded by the coding sequence GTGGGAGTCAGCCTCAGCAAGGGCGGCAACGTATCGCTGTCGAAGGAGGCCCCGGGACTGACCGCGGTCATCGTCGGCCTGGGATGGGACGCCCGGACCACCACCGGCGTGGACTTCGACCTCGACGCCAGCGCCATCCTCACGAACACGGACGGCAAGGTCAGCACCGACCAGAACTTCGTGTTCTTCAACAACCTGAAGAGCCCGGACGGCTCGGTGGAGCACACCGGTGACAACACCACGGGCGAGGGCGAGGGCGACGACGAGCAGATCAAGGTCAACCTCGCCACCGTTCCGGCCGACATCCAGAAGATCGTGTTCCCGGTCTCGATCTACGACGCCGAGAACCGCCAGCAGTCCTTCGGCCAGGTCCGCAACGCCTACATCCGCGTGGTGAACCAGGCCGGCGAGGCGGAGATCGCGCGCTACGACCTCTCCGAGGACGCCTCGACGGAGACCGCGATGGTCTTCGGCGAGCTCTACCGCAACGGCGCCGAGTGGAAGTTCCGCGCCATCGGCCAGGGCTACGCCTCGGGCCTGCGCGGCATCGCGCAGGACTTCGGCGTCAACGTCTGA
- a CDS encoding small hydrophobic protein — protein sequence MMAGFGNGTRRYPRSRGRTGSRTGPDSATLGIIGTVCAVAGFFTLGIVLGPAAMVCGWLAMGRRWTGSGPVPALIALVLGAIDTLLAVIWLAGGTGPGLL from the coding sequence ATGATGGCGGGCTTCGGAAACGGTACGCGCAGGTACCCCCGTTCACGTGGCCGCACAGGATCACGGACCGGGCCGGACAGCGCGACCCTGGGGATCATCGGCACCGTGTGCGCGGTGGCCGGGTTCTTCACGCTGGGGATCGTCCTCGGGCCGGCCGCGATGGTCTGCGGCTGGCTCGCGATGGGCCGCCGCTGGACCGGCTCGGGGCCGGTGCCGGCGCTGATAGCCCTGGTGCTGGGAGCGATCGACACACTCCTGGCGGTCATCTGGCTGGCCGGCGGAACAGGCCCCGGCCTGCTCTGA